Proteins co-encoded in one Chloroflexota bacterium genomic window:
- a CDS encoding YtxH domain-containing protein: MPDMAWIMLGVALGFIVGGAIGTVLAPQRGSELIAQVGARLRKAREAAQRAAEAAEGATQERHAQPRRRRSRSRRRRRRRR; the protein is encoded by the coding sequence GTGCCGGACATGGCCTGGATCATGCTCGGCGTCGCGCTCGGATTCATCGTCGGCGGCGCAATTGGCACGGTGCTCGCGCCCCAACGCGGCAGCGAGCTGATCGCGCAGGTGGGGGCCAGGTTGCGTAAGGCCCGCGAGGCCGCCCAGCGCGCGGCCGAAGCTGCCGAAGGCGCGACCCAAGAGCGGCATGCCCAGCCGCGGCGACGCCGCAGCCGGTCCCGTCGACGGCGAAGGCGTCGGCGCTGA
- a CDS encoding alpha/beta hydrolase, which produces MPMLQVRGQRINLATRGVRGSGILFLHGLGPGAVVWELVTQGLPEDRRALMLEFPGFGESPPAGFAGDIDHAATLLHHSLHQANQLDPIPIVAHDYSGLVALCFAARYPSHVQRLVLLGSGAFVRDVHSLWTVHERIKMRGWDADAAKRWLTRGLVEELADEHLSSMCEAAATADADVVAGCLRAMIGAEYLEASRTIRAPILVLRGDADPFVTEDDAAILTARANNATQVNVAHAGHWPHLEAPDECRAAILDFVNAK; this is translated from the coding sequence ATGCCAATGCTCCAGGTGCGAGGACAGCGCATCAATCTGGCAACCAGGGGCGTGCGGGGGTCGGGCATTCTGTTCTTGCACGGCCTGGGGCCCGGCGCGGTCGTTTGGGAGTTGGTGACCCAGGGGCTTCCCGAGGACCGGCGCGCGCTGATGCTCGAGTTTCCCGGCTTCGGCGAGAGTCCGCCCGCGGGCTTCGCGGGCGACATCGACCATGCCGCCACGCTGCTGCATCACTCGCTGCACCAGGCCAATCAGCTCGATCCGATTCCGATCGTGGCCCACGACTACAGCGGACTCGTCGCCCTGTGCTTCGCGGCGCGATATCCCAGCCACGTCCAGCGCCTGGTCCTCCTCGGGTCGGGCGCGTTTGTCCGCGACGTGCACAGCCTCTGGACGGTGCACGAGCGAATCAAAATGCGCGGATGGGATGCCGATGCCGCGAAGCGCTGGCTGACGCGCGGCCTTGTCGAAGAGTTGGCTGACGAGCACCTGTCGTCGATGTGCGAGGCGGCGGCGACCGCCGACGCCGACGTGGTCGCCGGATGCTTGCGCGCCATGATCGGCGCGGAGTATCTGGAGGCGTCCCGCACGATCAGGGCGCCCATTCTGGTCTTGCGCGGTGACGCCGACCCCTTCGTCACCGAAGACGACGCGGCCATCCTGACCGCCCGCGCGAACAATGCCACCCAAGTCAACGTTGCGCATGCGGGCCACTGGCCGCACCTGGAGGCGCCGGATGAGTGTCGCGCGGCGATCCTGGACTTCGTAAACGCCAAATAG
- a CDS encoding fumarylacetoacetate hydrolase family protein, which yields MRIVRYAHPSGARHGSLDDDGTVHAIDGDIFGDHSVGDPVGSVDDLKLLAPIVPGKAIGVGLNYMEHIMETVGESGVPKMPMLFIKPTTAISGPGDDIVLPRGDGFRHAINDPALQEEPFGEVHYEAELVVVMGKTCRNVDVSEALDYVLGYTCGNDVSARKLQFAEMAMGCILMGKGLDTFAPLGPCIVTDIDPTNLRIQARVNGETKQDNNTSDMLFDVASLVTYLAQGLTLEPGDCIFTGTPEGVGPLAVGDTVEIELEQIGVLRNPVVAA from the coding sequence ATGCGGATCGTCCGATACGCGCACCCTTCCGGCGCTCGCCACGGCTCACTCGACGATGACGGCACCGTCCACGCGATCGACGGGGACATCTTCGGGGACCACTCGGTTGGCGATCCCGTCGGGTCGGTCGACGACCTCAAGCTGCTGGCGCCCATCGTGCCGGGCAAGGCCATTGGGGTCGGCCTGAACTACATGGAACACATCATGGAAACCGTCGGTGAGAGCGGCGTGCCCAAGATGCCCATGCTCTTCATCAAGCCGACCACGGCCATCAGCGGCCCCGGGGACGACATCGTGCTGCCCCGAGGGGACGGCTTCCGCCACGCCATCAACGATCCCGCGCTCCAGGAGGAGCCGTTCGGCGAGGTCCACTACGAGGCGGAGCTGGTCGTGGTAATGGGCAAGACCTGCCGCAACGTCGACGTCTCCGAGGCGCTCGACTACGTGCTCGGCTACACCTGCGGTAACGACGTGAGCGCCCGCAAACTGCAATTCGCGGAAATGGCCATGGGTTGCATCCTGATGGGCAAGGGCCTGGATACCTTTGCGCCGCTGGGTCCCTGCATCGTGACCGACATCGATCCCACCAACCTGCGCATCCAGGCGCGCGTCAACGGCGAAACGAAGCAGGACAACAACACGTCCGACATGCTCTTCGACGTCGCGTCGCTCGTCACCTACCTGGCGCAAGGCCTCACGCTGGAACCCGGCGACTGCATCTTCACGGGTACGCCCGAAGGCGTCGGTCCGCTCGCCGTCGGCGACACGGTCGAGATCGAGCTGGAGCAAATCGGCGTGCTCCGCAATCCAGTGGTGGCCGCGTAG
- the larA gene encoding nickel-dependent lactate racemase — protein MPGEFVTIPYGADELRFQVNHDAVLAGVFTPHPAPPAPDPERVIREALANPVDSPRLRAAAGDARSALILVDDITRETPTHLLVPAILEELRAGGLPDDGVQVMIALGTHRPMTPDEVRAKLGDEVLSRVEVTQHDHTVAPLRDLGTTPDGTPVHVNAGLFETDLVIGTGAVVPHHIAGFSAGAKIVQPGVSGAATTAATHMFSARAVEPLLGQVVTPVRREMERIAERSGMRHVLNVTLNSDGQLVTARFGTTRGAYRRAVADAQGIYGVPAPTGLDIVIAGSHPCDIEFWQAHKSLYPAAMLVRPGGTIIVVTPCPEGVAVMHPEMLDYAASPADALITRYEKGEFDDPVAASLATAWARVREHARVILVSDGVAREDARALAFDRADTVEAALQIAAANARANPSVGVLTHAPDTLPLTN, from the coding sequence GTGCCAGGCGAGTTCGTCACCATTCCCTACGGCGCGGATGAGTTGCGCTTTCAGGTCAACCACGACGCGGTGTTGGCCGGCGTTTTCACGCCGCACCCGGCCCCGCCGGCGCCCGATCCGGAGCGCGTGATTCGCGAAGCGCTGGCGAACCCTGTCGACAGCCCGCGGCTGCGCGCGGCGGCCGGCGACGCCCGCTCGGCGCTCATCCTGGTCGATGACATCACCCGCGAAACGCCGACCCATTTGCTGGTACCGGCGATCCTGGAGGAGCTGCGCGCCGGCGGACTGCCCGACGACGGCGTGCAGGTGATGATTGCCCTGGGCACGCACCGCCCGATGACGCCGGACGAGGTTCGCGCCAAGCTTGGCGACGAGGTGCTCAGTCGGGTCGAGGTCACCCAGCACGACCACACGGTGGCCCCACTGCGCGACCTGGGCACCACGCCCGACGGCACGCCGGTGCACGTGAACGCAGGGCTGTTCGAGACCGACCTGGTCATCGGCACCGGCGCGGTGGTGCCCCACCACATCGCCGGGTTTTCGGCGGGAGCCAAGATCGTGCAACCGGGCGTGTCGGGCGCGGCCACCACCGCCGCGACCCACATGTTCAGCGCGCGCGCCGTCGAGCCGCTGCTCGGCCAGGTGGTAACGCCGGTGCGCCGCGAGATGGAGCGCATCGCCGAACGGTCCGGCATGCGCCATGTCCTCAACGTCACGCTCAACAGCGACGGCCAACTCGTGACGGCCCGCTTCGGAACCACGCGCGGGGCCTACCGGCGCGCCGTAGCGGACGCCCAAGGCATCTACGGCGTGCCCGCGCCGACGGGACTCGACATCGTCATTGCCGGCTCGCACCCCTGCGACATCGAGTTCTGGCAGGCGCACAAGAGCTTGTATCCGGCGGCGATGCTGGTGCGTCCGGGAGGCACGATCATCGTCGTGACGCCGTGTCCCGAGGGTGTGGCCGTGATGCATCCGGAGATGCTGGACTACGCGGCGTCCCCGGCGGACGCGCTCATCACCCGTTATGAGAAGGGCGAGTTCGACGACCCGGTGGCCGCATCGCTGGCGACCGCTTGGGCGCGCGTTCGCGAGCATGCGCGAGTAATCCTGGTCTCGGACGGCGTGGCGCGCGAGGACGCCCGCGCCCTGGCGTTCGACCGGGCGGACACGGTGGAGGCGGCGCTTCAAATCGCGGCCGCCAATGCTCGCGCCAACCCATCCGTGGGCGTGCTCACGCACGCGCCCGACACGCTTCCGCTGACGAACTAG
- the pdxA gene encoding 4-hydroxythreonine-4-phosphate dehydrogenase PdxA translates to MGDPTGVGPEILIKSLAKPETYAICRPLAVGSVSAIERMAGILGSELQVVAAEPESAAYAHGTIEVYDPWGEDLSDLPFKQVTVEGGRSSAEAVIEAAKLVMDGRAAAIVTGPIHKEAINRAGYHYAGHTELLADLTETPGTRMLLVAPSLRVIHNSTHVSLREAIERVKKDNVLHCIRLLHESLQLLGFEHPRIAVNGLNPHAGEDRLFGDEDADEILPAIEAARAEGMDVTGPEPGDTVYNKAIDGRFDGIVAMYHDQGHVAVKTAGFFDGINVSVGMPIIRTSVDHGTAYGRAGEGRAREDSLDHAIKVAAQMSRAKLAAAGA, encoded by the coding sequence ATGGGCGACCCGACCGGAGTCGGGCCGGAGATCCTCATCAAGTCCCTGGCCAAGCCGGAAACCTACGCCATCTGCCGACCGCTCGCCGTGGGCAGCGTCTCGGCGATCGAACGCATGGCCGGCATCCTGGGTTCCGAACTGCAAGTGGTCGCCGCCGAGCCGGAATCGGCCGCCTACGCGCACGGAACGATCGAGGTCTACGACCCGTGGGGCGAGGACCTGAGCGACCTGCCGTTCAAGCAGGTGACAGTGGAAGGCGGGCGATCCTCCGCCGAGGCCGTGATCGAAGCCGCCAAGCTGGTCATGGACGGTCGTGCGGCCGCCATCGTTACGGGACCGATTCACAAGGAAGCCATCAACCGCGCCGGCTATCACTACGCCGGCCACACCGAGCTGCTGGCGGACCTGACCGAGACGCCCGGCACGCGCATGCTCCTGGTCGCGCCGTCGCTGCGGGTGATCCACAACAGCACGCACGTCTCACTGCGCGAGGCCATCGAGCGCGTGAAGAAGGACAACGTGCTGCACTGCATCCGGCTGCTGCACGAGTCGCTGCAGCTCCTGGGTTTCGAGCATCCGCGCATCGCCGTCAACGGGCTCAACCCCCACGCGGGCGAGGATCGGCTATTCGGTGACGAGGACGCCGACGAGATCCTGCCGGCCATCGAGGCGGCGCGGGCAGAGGGCATGGACGTGACCGGACCCGAGCCGGGCGACACGGTCTACAACAAGGCCATCGACGGGCGCTTCGACGGCATCGTGGCCATGTACCACGACCAGGGCCACGTGGCGGTCAAGACCGCGGGGTTCTTCGACGGCATCAACGTGTCGGTGGGCATGCCGATCATCCGCACCAGCGTGGACCACGGCACGGCTTACGGCCGCGCGGGCGAAGGCCGCGCGCGCGAAGACAGCCTGGACCACGCCATCAAGGTGGCGGCGCAGATGTCGCGCGCCAAGCTGGCGGCGGCCGGCGCCTGA
- the secG gene encoding preprotein translocase subunit SecG has product MGSGFQAAQVVLAVILIGVVLLQVRNAGVGSALGGSDSSFFASRRGIDRVLFNFTIGISALFFLVSVLAVRFQ; this is encoded by the coding sequence GTGGGTTCCGGCTTTCAAGCGGCGCAGGTGGTGCTGGCGGTCATCTTGATCGGCGTCGTGTTGCTTCAAGTGCGCAACGCCGGCGTGGGATCCGCCCTCGGCGGCAGCGACAGCTCCTTCTTCGCGTCGCGGCGCGGCATCGACCGCGTGCTCTTCAACTTCACGATCGGGATCTCGGCCCTATTTTTCCTGGTCTCCGTCCTCGCCGTCCGCTTCCAGTAG
- a CDS encoding PD-(D/E)XK nuclease family protein, whose amino-acid sequence MHPAPPVGIRVAPPLRFLSPTKLRTYATCPLQYRHRYVDRLDAPYTLASLVGQAIHESLEANFRAKKHTRRDLPLAEAREIFDRVWERFAPGPADAADPDDPWETAYESGRCALEHYLTEVAAALAPHLVEHRFRFTVPSVPWPVVGTVDLVDQNGTVIDFKTSRRPYDAAYLDSDLQLMCYAIGYAAFRAGSRVRPGELPSPYFIPDVRVDVLVIGDPPSVQRLEARYDREDLREFGERAASIAAGIQDERFEAFWRAPDAAEDTSVCWRCSYVDRCPDALVSVDELLEADGEDGDQEK is encoded by the coding sequence ATGCATCCGGCGCCGCCGGTCGGGATTCGCGTGGCTCCCCCGCTCCGTTTTCTCTCGCCTACCAAGTTGCGAACCTACGCAACCTGCCCGCTGCAGTACAGGCATCGCTACGTGGATCGTCTCGACGCTCCTTACACCCTGGCCTCACTGGTTGGCCAGGCCATTCACGAGTCCCTGGAAGCGAACTTCCGGGCGAAGAAGCATACGCGGCGCGATTTGCCGTTGGCCGAGGCCCGGGAAATCTTCGACCGCGTCTGGGAACGATTCGCACCGGGTCCGGCAGATGCCGCCGACCCGGACGATCCGTGGGAGACAGCCTACGAGTCCGGCCGGTGCGCACTGGAGCACTACCTGACCGAAGTCGCCGCGGCCTTGGCGCCGCATCTGGTCGAGCATCGATTCCGGTTCACGGTCCCCAGCGTGCCATGGCCGGTCGTCGGCACGGTCGATTTGGTGGATCAAAACGGCACGGTGATCGACTTCAAGACCTCGCGCCGGCCTTACGACGCCGCCTATCTCGATAGCGATCTGCAGCTCATGTGTTACGCCATCGGCTACGCCGCGTTTCGCGCCGGGTCGCGGGTCCGGCCCGGTGAGCTGCCCTCGCCGTATTTCATTCCGGACGTCCGCGTGGACGTGCTGGTGATCGGCGATCCGCCGTCGGTGCAGCGGCTGGAGGCGCGCTACGACCGGGAGGACCTGCGGGAATTCGGGGAGCGGGCGGCGAGCATTGCGGCCGGAATCCAGGACGAACGGTTCGAGGCGTTTTGGCGGGCGCCGGACGCCGCGGAGGACACGAGCGTCTGCTGGCGGTGCTCCTACGTGGACCGGTGCCCGGACGCGCTGGTGTCGGTCGACGAGCTACTGGAAGCGGACGGCGAGGACGGAGACCAGGAAAAATAG
- a CDS encoding glycosyltransferase family 2 protein, giving the protein MTPSTGLEASVVVVSWNGRERLNESLPAIVGQQGVRHEVILVDNGSTDGTVDWVRDAFPSVCVLELPENAGFAAGNNHGFEAARAPLVATINNDAIPDPDWLARLVRAAAAHPDAGMFASRMVYLHDPEVIDSAGISLDPLGIAWDRSAGTPVQDDADGEVFGASAGAALYRHELLQATGGFDERFFAYLEDVDLAWRARWLGWTARYVPAARVRHMHSATWAEDSPLKTYHLGRNKVWLIAKSYPLGPLLRWLPLILAYDAASLPITVWRQRSLSAVRGRLAGLRHLPEIWRSREHVAPARRSVTWSELRAVMEPLRSPLAIWRRHRQLRRALGQ; this is encoded by the coding sequence ATGACGCCGAGCACCGGCCTCGAGGCTTCGGTCGTCGTCGTGTCCTGGAACGGGCGCGAGCGGCTGAACGAATCGTTGCCGGCCATCGTCGGGCAGCAGGGCGTCCGGCACGAGGTCATCCTGGTCGACAACGGCTCAACCGACGGCACGGTGGATTGGGTCCGGGACGCCTTCCCGTCGGTGTGCGTGCTGGAGCTTCCGGAGAACGCAGGATTCGCGGCCGGGAACAACCACGGCTTCGAGGCAGCGCGCGCGCCGCTGGTCGCCACCATCAACAACGATGCAATTCCCGACCCAGATTGGCTCGCCAGACTGGTGCGCGCCGCGGCAGCGCACCCCGACGCCGGCATGTTCGCCAGCCGCATGGTCTATCTGCACGACCCCGAGGTCATCGACTCGGCCGGCATCAGCCTGGACCCGCTGGGCATCGCATGGGATCGAAGCGCCGGGACGCCCGTGCAGGACGACGCCGACGGCGAGGTCTTCGGGGCCAGCGCCGGGGCGGCGCTGTATCGGCACGAGTTGCTCCAGGCGACGGGCGGATTCGATGAGCGCTTCTTCGCCTACCTGGAGGACGTCGACCTCGCCTGGCGCGCGCGTTGGCTGGGGTGGACGGCGCGGTACGTGCCCGCCGCCCGGGTTCGTCACATGCACTCGGCCACGTGGGCGGAGGATTCGCCGCTCAAGACCTATCACCTTGGGCGTAACAAGGTTTGGTTGATCGCCAAGAGCTATCCGCTGGGGCCGCTGCTGCGCTGGCTGCCGCTGATCCTGGCCTACGACGCGGCGTCGCTGCCGATCACCGTCTGGCGGCAGCGCAGCCTGTCCGCTGTGCGTGGACGCTTGGCGGGACTCAGGCACCTTCCCGAGATTTGGCGCAGCCGCGAGCACGTCGCACCGGCTCGGCGATCGGTCACCTGGTCCGAGCTTCGCGCCGTGATGGAGCCCCTGCGGTCGCCGCTCGCCATCTGGCGCCGCCACCGTCAACTCCGCCGCGCCCTGGGCCAATAG
- a CDS encoding Gfo/Idh/MocA family oxidoreductase, translated as MSHPLRVAMITEPTSWHRQKLIDALSADEIGEVAVADATGETFDEVRDGAGPKLQATYTDLDRMLRQFKPDAALVTLEPWRMPAAIKQALEAGVHVYHEKPGYVDIEDYREITRLARSRNLHLCIAYLSRMIPVVQEARRIVSEGLLGDLFSFQAHFIADQERIRQDPADRFEYDHAAGGWFFSKEKGGGGHLTILGCHYLDMLRYVSGSDFTSVVAMCKNVGGEPITVEDAAALTIEFDNGMIGNFNAGFYTSKAEYASQRHSDITIWGRDGWLSFNPSAEVAGVPLQWASQRGVHASAPLKTVTYDAADATAEVYPLLVQAFLRACQGEGPSPLAPEDGLWVAECTQAAYTAAETGRIQQVAIPAG; from the coding sequence ATGAGCCATCCCCTACGCGTCGCGATGATCACCGAGCCCACATCCTGGCATCGGCAGAAGTTGATCGACGCGCTCTCTGCCGACGAGATCGGCGAGGTCGCCGTGGCCGACGCCACGGGAGAGACGTTCGACGAGGTGCGCGACGGCGCGGGCCCCAAGCTGCAAGCGACCTATACCGATCTGGACCGAATGTTGCGCCAGTTCAAGCCCGACGCCGCGCTGGTCACCCTGGAGCCCTGGCGCATGCCGGCCGCCATCAAGCAGGCGCTCGAGGCCGGCGTGCACGTCTATCACGAGAAGCCGGGTTACGTGGACATCGAGGACTACCGCGAAATCACCCGGCTCGCGCGCAGCCGCAACCTCCATCTCTGCATCGCCTATTTGTCGCGGATGATCCCGGTGGTTCAGGAAGCCCGCCGCATCGTGTCGGAGGGGTTGCTCGGCGACCTCTTCTCATTCCAGGCCCACTTCATCGCCGACCAAGAGCGGATCCGGCAGGACCCGGCGGATCGCTTCGAGTACGACCACGCGGCCGGCGGCTGGTTCTTCTCCAAGGAGAAGGGCGGCGGCGGGCACCTGACCATCCTGGGCTGCCACTACCTCGACATGCTGCGATACGTCAGCGGCTCGGACTTCACCTCGGTCGTCGCCATGTGCAAGAACGTCGGCGGCGAGCCCATCACGGTGGAGGACGCGGCGGCGTTGACCATTGAGTTCGACAACGGCATGATCGGCAACTTCAACGCGGGCTTCTACACTAGCAAGGCCGAATATGCGTCGCAGCGTCACAGCGACATCACGATCTGGGGTCGCGACGGCTGGCTGAGCTTCAATCCCAGCGCGGAGGTGGCCGGCGTGCCGCTGCAATGGGCGTCGCAGCGGGGCGTTCACGCTAGCGCGCCGCTCAAGACCGTGACCTATGACGCCGCCGATGCCACCGCCGAGGTCTATCCGTTGCTCGTCCAGGCCTTCCTTCGTGCGTGCCAGGGCGAAGGGCCGTCTCCCCTCGCGCCGGAAGACGGCTTGTGGGTGGCGGAGTGCACTCAGGCCGCCTACACGGCCGCCGAGACCGGCCGCATCCAGCAGGTGGCGATCCCGGCGGGTTAG